One segment of Gadus chalcogrammus isolate NIFS_2021 chromosome 8, NIFS_Gcha_1.0, whole genome shotgun sequence DNA contains the following:
- the LOC130387495 gene encoding zinc finger BED domain-containing protein 4-like has translation MMEMCCFLDPRFKESFCANIDETKKACIGEAMKLLPPTAAPPGTEETSVLLPPTTSSAQSEGATNGEGRGSKKTLSGILKHIKSIRARQDDNIDERGPMTPEQTLRNEITLYLSMPSIDEAADPLQWWNYNQRQLPLLANVVKRFFCIPATSVPSERAFSTSGHILSPQRSGLTVSNVNMLSFLHNNLSKDSSE, from the exons ATGATGGAAATGTGCTGTTTCTTAGATCCCAGATTTAAGGAAAGCTTCTGTGCCAACATTGATGAAACAAAGAAGGCCTGCATTGGAGAAGCCATGAAGCTTCTTCCTCCAACAGCTGCACCTCCAGGGACAGAAGAAACATCTGTTCTGCTGCCTCCTACAACATCTT CAGCACAATCAGAAGGAGCTACAAACGGTGAGGGAAGAGGCAGCAAGAAAACCTTGTCTGGGATCCTGAAGCACATAAAGTCCATTAGAGCTAGACAGGATGACAACATCGATGAGAGGGGACCCATGACACCTGAGCAGACTCTGAGGAATGAAATAACCCTGTACTTGTCCATGCCATCCATCGACGAAGCTGCTGATCCCTTGCAGTGGTGGAACTACAACCAACGGCAGCTTCCACTCCTAGCTAATGTGGTGAAAAGGTTCTTCTGTATCCCTGCAACAAGCGTGCCATCTGAGAGGGCATTCAGCACAAGTGGGCACATTCTCTCTCCCCAAAGGTCCGGACTCACAGTTTCAAATGTAAACATGCTGTCCTTCCTGCACAACAACCTGTCCAAAGACTCCTCAGAGTAA